Proteins from a genomic interval of Verrucomicrobiia bacterium:
- a CDS encoding PQQ-binding-like beta-propeller repeat protein encodes MSKLRSLLICFIFLGSFAARADWPDFRGPWEDGDACAPGNTNLLGLPLQWSETSHVKWKMPIHDRGWSTPVILGKQIWLTTATEDGHDFYAVCVDADTGKILSDQKLFHSDNPEPLGNDVNCYASPSPILEPGRVYVHFGSYGTACLDTKSFKVLWKRDDIPCRHYRGPASSPVIFENLLILTLDGIDLQYLIALDKKTGKTIWKTDRTAQWNDLNQDGKPVNGGDLRKGFSTPLFVKLNGKTVMFSLGSKAAYCYDPATGKEIWKIRHSGHSGASRPLYKNGVVFIATGNGKGEMLAAHAEGGGDVTDTGVIWRMTKGAPHMVSPVLAGDLLFMLNEGGIVTCVESATGKVLWQERVPGDYYSSLLYGDGRIYCFNRDGVATVLKAARNYEVLATNRLNDGFMACPAIAGKDLILRTKTDLYRISGE; translated from the coding sequence ATGAGCAAACTCCGTTCACTTCTTATTTGCTTTATTTTTCTGGGCTCATTTGCCGCGCGCGCCGATTGGCCGGACTTTCGCGGGCCGTGGGAGGATGGCGATGCCTGCGCGCCCGGCAACACCAATTTGCTCGGCCTGCCATTGCAATGGAGCGAAACGAGCCACGTTAAATGGAAGATGCCCATCCATGACCGAGGCTGGTCCACGCCGGTCATTCTCGGCAAACAAATCTGGCTCACCACGGCGACCGAAGACGGGCACGATTTTTATGCTGTCTGCGTGGATGCCGACACGGGGAAAATTTTGTCCGACCAAAAATTATTTCATAGCGACAATCCCGAGCCACTCGGCAACGACGTGAATTGTTACGCATCTCCTTCGCCGATTCTCGAGCCAGGTCGCGTCTATGTGCATTTCGGCAGTTACGGAACCGCCTGTCTGGACACGAAGAGTTTTAAAGTGCTTTGGAAACGGGACGATATTCCCTGCCGACATTATCGCGGTCCGGCGTCGTCGCCGGTGATTTTTGAAAATCTGCTTATTCTCACGCTCGATGGCATTGATCTGCAATATCTCATTGCGCTGGATAAGAAGACTGGCAAAACAATTTGGAAAACCGATCGCACCGCGCAATGGAACGATTTGAACCAGGATGGCAAACCTGTTAACGGCGGCGATTTACGCAAGGGTTTTTCCACGCCGTTGTTTGTCAAATTGAATGGCAAGACGGTGATGTTCAGCCTGGGCTCAAAGGCGGCGTATTGCTATGACCCGGCGACGGGAAAGGAAATTTGGAAGATACGCCACAGCGGACATTCCGGCGCGTCGCGGCCATTGTATAAAAATGGCGTCGTATTCATCGCGACTGGAAACGGCAAGGGTGAAATGCTCGCCGCGCACGCGGAAGGTGGTGGCGATGTCACCGACACGGGCGTGATCTGGCGAATGACGAAGGGCGCACCGCACATGGTGTCGCCCGTGCTCGCGGGCGATTTGCTGTTCATGCTCAACGAGGGCGGCATCGTGACGTGCGTCGAAAGCGCGACTGGCAAAGTGTTGTGGCAGGAGCGCGTGCCTGGAGATTATTACTCGTCCCTACTTTACGGGGATGGCCGCATCTATTGTTTTAATCGAGATGGCGTAGCAACGGTGTTGAAGGCGGCGCGCAATTATGAAGTGCTCGCGACCAATCGCCTCAATGATGGTTTTATGGCGTGTCCGGCGATCGCGGGAAAAGATTTGATCTTGCGAACCAAGACAGATTTATATCGCATCTCGGGTGAATGA
- a CDS encoding lipase maturation factor family protein, translating to MTVASDTDSLPVMPLMIYDGDCNFCKFWIIRWQRATEGRVEYAPSQDPRIAEAFPEIPREQFNEAVQFVESDGKIYSGAEAVFRSLTYSRWWAWTFFLYDRVAGVKPVTEGLYKFVARRREFFSSLTRLLWGREGASPEYTRVRWIFLRLLGLIYLAAFVSLGTQVTGLIGSNGILPAEKYMTAAQAQLDREHIGFERYQILPTLCWFSASDKFLEGLCIAGAAISVLLIVNVAPAACLFLTWLIYLSLMCVGEDFLSFQWDALLLETGLLAIFFAPLHIFPSRKKSSPPSRAILWLLRWLLFRLMFESGVVKLINHDANWRNLGALRFHYETQPLPTWIGWYAHQLPGWFQTASVFLMFVIELAVPFLIFAPRRLRFIGCGILILLQVAIFLTGNYCFFNLLTMALCIALLDDAFISRFLPKRWRAGKISASETSPPDGKALQEIVVPAGPSLPPANARRWPGWATGICLAVVLVITVPQVVGMLTQTQIWFPPGAVAEGLLSPFRSINTYGLFAVMTTERREIVIEGSSDGQTWLPYEFKYKPGDPARRPRFVAPLQPRLDWQMWFAALGNYDDNRWFSNCCLRLLQGSRDVTGLFKHNPFPVTPPRYIRALVYDYHFTTPQERRATGNWWTRKLIGEYMPEISLREKQTH from the coding sequence GTGACAGTCGCTTCCGATACTGATTCGCTGCCGGTCATGCCGCTGATGATCTACGACGGCGATTGCAACTTTTGCAAATTTTGGATCATTCGCTGGCAACGCGCCACCGAGGGGCGCGTCGAATATGCGCCCTCGCAAGACCCGCGCATCGCCGAGGCGTTTCCCGAAATTCCGCGCGAGCAATTTAATGAGGCAGTGCAATTCGTAGAGTCGGACGGAAAAATCTACAGCGGCGCGGAGGCGGTTTTTCGTTCACTGACTTACAGCCGGTGGTGGGCATGGACGTTTTTTCTTTATGACCGGGTTGCCGGGGTGAAGCCGGTGACGGAAGGGCTTTATAAATTCGTCGCGCGCCGCCGCGAATTTTTTTCCTCACTCACGCGACTGCTTTGGGGGCGCGAAGGCGCTTCGCCAGAATACACTCGCGTGCGCTGGATTTTTCTCCGGTTGCTGGGGCTGATTTACCTCGCGGCATTTGTTTCGCTCGGCACGCAAGTGACCGGTCTCATCGGCAGCAACGGCATACTGCCCGCCGAAAAATATATGACCGCGGCGCAAGCGCAACTGGATCGCGAGCACATCGGCTTTGAAAGATACCAGATCCTGCCGACCCTTTGCTGGTTCAGCGCGAGCGATAAATTTCTTGAAGGACTTTGCATCGCCGGCGCGGCGATCTCAGTTTTGCTGATCGTCAATGTGGCGCCGGCTGCGTGTCTTTTTTTGACGTGGCTGATTTATCTTTCGCTGATGTGCGTGGGTGAAGATTTTCTGAGTTTCCAATGGGATGCGCTATTGCTTGAAACGGGTTTGCTCGCGATCTTTTTCGCGCCGCTGCATATTTTTCCATCGCGTAAAAAATCATCACCGCCATCACGGGCGATCTTATGGCTGCTGCGATGGCTTTTGTTCCGGTTGATGTTTGAATCGGGCGTGGTCAAATTGATCAACCACGACGCAAACTGGCGAAACCTGGGTGCACTGCGTTTTCATTATGAAACCCAACCGCTGCCAACGTGGATCGGTTGGTACGCGCATCAATTACCCGGCTGGTTTCAGACGGCTTCGGTGTTCCTGATGTTCGTCATTGAACTGGCGGTTCCATTCCTGATTTTTGCGCCGCGCCGTCTTCGGTTTATTGGATGTGGAATATTGATCTTGCTGCAGGTCGCGATTTTTCTAACGGGGAATTATTGCTTCTTCAATCTGCTGACGATGGCTTTGTGCATCGCACTTTTGGACGATGCGTTCATCAGCCGCTTTCTGCCCAAACGCTGGCGCGCTGGAAAAATTTCTGCGAGTGAAACATCGCCGCCGGATGGAAAAGCGTTGCAGGAAATTGTGGTTCCGGCGGGGCCGTCGCTTCCGCCGGCAAATGCGCGCCGCTGGCCGGGATGGGCGACTGGTATTTGCCTAGCGGTGGTGCTGGTGATCACAGTGCCGCAGGTCGTCGGCATGTTGACGCAGACACAAATATGGTTTCCGCCGGGAGCGGTTGCGGAAGGGTTGCTCAGCCCGTTTCGGAGCATCAATACTTACGGTCTCTTCGCGGTGATGACCACAGAGCGGCGCGAAATCGTGATCGAAGGCAGTAGTGATGGGCAAACCTGGCTGCCGTACGAATTCAAATATAAACCCGGCGATCCCGCACGCCGTCCGCGATTCGTCGCGCCGCTGCAACCACGGCTTGACTGGCAGATGTGGTTCGCCGCGCTCGGCAATTACGATGACAACCGCTGGTTCTCGAATTGTTGCCTGCGCCTGTTGCAAGGCTCGCGCGATGTCACCGGCCTATTCAAGCACAACCCGTTTCCCGTAACGCCGCCGCGATATATTCGCGCGCTGGTCTATGATTATCATTTCACCACGCCGCAGGAACGTCGCGCGACCGGCAACTGGTGGACCCGGAAACTCATCGGCGAATATATGCCCGAAATTTCTTTAAGGGAAAAGCAGACACATTAG
- the dtd gene encoding D-aminoacyl-tRNA deacylase, whose product MRAVIQRVSSASVVIDGKIHGAIANGLLVLLAIEEADTVEDIEWLSGKIVRLRIFSDDAGLMNLSVQDKQGGILLISQFTLFASTKKGNRPSYIRSARAEIAVPLYEQFIARLAADLGQPIQTGKFGADMQVTLTNDGPVTIMIDSKNRE is encoded by the coding sequence ATGCGTGCCGTTATCCAACGAGTTTCGAGCGCCAGCGTCGTCATTGATGGAAAGATTCATGGCGCGATTGCGAATGGTTTGCTGGTGCTGCTCGCCATTGAAGAGGCGGACACGGTCGAGGACATTGAATGGCTCAGTGGAAAAATTGTGCGCCTGCGAATTTTTTCCGACGACGCCGGTTTAATGAATCTTTCCGTGCAGGACAAGCAGGGCGGGATTCTGCTCATCAGTCAATTCACACTTTTTGCGAGCACAAAAAAAGGCAACCGCCCATCTTACATTCGGTCCGCGCGGGCGGAGATTGCCGTGCCGCTGTATGAGCAATTCATCGCGCGGTTGGCCGCCGATTTGGGCCAGCCCATTCAAACCGGCAAATTTGGCGCCGACATGCAAGTCACGCTTACCAACGACGGCCCGGTGACCATCATGATTGATTCCAAAAATCGCGAATAG
- a CDS encoding trypsin-like peptidase domain-containing protein gives MNDTHFHTDWEQGAAQPILDVSDNPLISSQTTTPVSSDDELLDAYSRAVVKATEQVSHAVVNIEVMKHVPGRGDVRAGSGSGFIISPDGLVLTNSHVVHGASKIEVTLDDGRRPDAHLIGEDPETDLAVLRIYAPNLTAAKLGESKDLRVGQLAIAIGNPYGFQYTVTAGVVSALGRSLRANSGRLMDDIIQTDAALNPGNSGGPLVNSRGEVIGVNSAVILPAQGICFAIAIDTAKYVAGWLVKDGKIRRSYIGVGGQNVKLHRRVIRFHNLPVETGLLVVSVEPKSPAEAAGLQVGDVIVEFDGQPVASIDALHKLLTESRIGNKSRLHVVRHTENMFTDIVPAESPARN, from the coding sequence ATGAACGACACACATTTTCACACCGATTGGGAGCAGGGAGCCGCGCAGCCGATTCTCGACGTGAGCGATAACCCGCTCATTTCGTCCCAAACCACAACGCCCGTTTCCAGCGACGATGAATTGCTCGATGCCTATTCGCGCGCAGTCGTTAAGGCGACCGAACAAGTCAGCCACGCCGTCGTCAATATCGAAGTGATGAAGCATGTGCCCGGTCGCGGTGACGTGCGCGCGGGCAGCGGTTCGGGTTTCATCATCAGTCCGGACGGTTTGGTGCTGACGAACAGCCACGTCGTCCACGGCGCGAGTAAAATCGAAGTCACGCTCGACGATGGCCGCCGGCCCGATGCCCATTTGATCGGCGAAGACCCGGAGACGGATCTTGCGGTGCTGCGTATCTACGCGCCGAATTTGACCGCCGCGAAACTCGGTGAGTCGAAAGATTTGCGCGTCGGACAACTGGCCATCGCGATTGGCAATCCGTATGGTTTTCAATACACCGTGACGGCGGGCGTGGTGAGCGCGTTGGGACGGTCGTTGCGCGCCAATTCGGGGCGCTTGATGGATGACATCATCCAGACGGACGCGGCGTTGAACCCGGGAAATTCCGGCGGGCCGCTGGTCAATTCGCGCGGCGAAGTCATCGGCGTGAATAGCGCGGTGATTTTGCCGGCGCAAGGCATTTGCTTCGCGATTGCGATAGACACCGCGAAATATGTCGCCGGCTGGCTCGTGAAGGATGGCAAGATTCGGCGCAGCTATATTGGCGTGGGCGGCCAGAATGTGAAACTTCACCGGCGCGTGATCCGGTTCCACAATTTGCCAGTGGAAACGGGTTTGCTGGTGGTGTCGGTCGAGCCGAAGAGTCCGGCGGAAGCGGCGGGTTTGCAGGTCGGCGATGTGATCGTCGAATTCGACGGGCAACCCGTGGCTTCGATTGATGCGCTGCATAAATTACTGACGGAATCGCGCATCGGCAACAAGTCGCGGCTGCATGTGGTTCGGCACACGGAAAATATGTTCACGGACATTGTGCCCGCGGAATCGCCGGCGCGGAATTGA